A single Candidatus Acetothermia bacterium DNA region contains:
- a CDS encoding aminopeptidase: MEIDAETIRPGVVGMLRVNLGVQAGESVLVVTDVPTPEQWGEWPVSQLEEAFRRAALARRVAEIAAEELPACAVGFLAYPATGRSGSEPGDEVAARLREANVVVAITSFSLSHTHAREGACRAGARVASMPRFLPEMFYPDGPLAVDYRRIAQETARIAACLTGARVATVRSPAGTDLEFSLEGREGRVDDGLYLRPGMWGNLPGGEAYIAPVEGTAEGVLVVEPGWHHRLVEPMRLVFSGGAVVAVDGGGEVGERLRGLLGLGGRRPTAEERARRHLAELGVGTNPNARRTDITLEAEKIKGTVHVAIGDNAHMGGVNVADYHADLVVPRATLLLDGQTVMDEGRWTFG, encoded by the coding sequence ATGGAGATCGACGCGGAGACCATCCGTCCGGGAGTGGTGGGCATGCTGCGCGTGAACCTCGGAGTCCAGGCCGGGGAGTCCGTGCTCGTGGTAACTGACGTGCCGACGCCCGAGCAGTGGGGAGAGTGGCCTGTATCGCAGCTTGAGGAGGCGTTCCGGCGGGCGGCGTTGGCTCGCCGGGTGGCGGAGATCGCCGCCGAAGAGCTGCCGGCCTGTGCGGTGGGTTTCCTGGCCTACCCGGCCACCGGACGCTCGGGGAGCGAGCCCGGCGATGAGGTGGCAGCAAGGCTGCGGGAAGCGAACGTGGTGGTGGCCATCACCTCCTTTTCCCTCAGCCATACCCACGCCCGAGAGGGCGCATGCCGGGCGGGGGCACGGGTGGCGAGCATGCCCCGCTTCCTGCCGGAGATGTTCTACCCGGACGGTCCGTTGGCCGTGGACTACCGCCGCATCGCGCAGGAGACGGCGCGGATCGCCGCCTGCCTCACCGGTGCCCGCGTGGCCACGGTCCGGTCTCCCGCGGGTACGGACCTCGAATTCAGCCTGGAGGGGCGGGAGGGGCGGGTGGACGACGGTCTGTACCTTCGCCCCGGCATGTGGGGGAACCTGCCCGGGGGCGAGGCGTACATCGCCCCGGTGGAGGGGACGGCGGAGGGGGTGCTGGTCGTGGAGCCGGGTTGGCATCACCGCCTCGTCGAGCCGATGCGCCTGGTGTTCTCCGGCGGCGCGGTGGTCGCCGTGGACGGCGGCGGGGAGGTGGGGGAACGCCTACGGGGCTTGCTGGGCCTGGGAGGCCGTCGACCCACCGCAGAAGAGCGGGCCCGGCGCCACCTGGCCGAGCTGGGGGTGGGGACGAACCCCAACGCGCGGCGCACGGACATCACCCTGGAGGCGGAGAAGATCAAGGGCACCGTGCACGTGGCCATTGGGGACAACGCACACATGGGCGGGGTCAACGTGGCCGACTATCACGCCGACCTCGTCGTCCCCCGGGCCACATTGCTCCTCGATGGGCAGACGGTCATGGACGAGGGGCGGTGGACGTTCGGCTGA
- a CDS encoding AroM family protein gives MKRIALVTIGQAPRDDVVPEIRGHLPPEVEVVQAGALDGLTVDEIAAHPPLGEESTLVTRLSDGREVTVHREFVHHRLEEAIRAVEKDVVLIGILCSGTFPPLRARVPVVVPHVLVRSYVSALALPGPLGILVPSPRQVAPTVEEVRGWGVEAIGASVSPYTGRARLGAVARGLAERGATAFLLHCFGYSERMKGEVRAATGAPVLLVRSMLARALAELV, from the coding sequence ATGAAACGGATCGCCCTCGTGACGATCGGACAGGCGCCCCGGGACGACGTGGTGCCCGAAATCCGTGGCCATCTGCCCCCGGAGGTGGAGGTCGTGCAAGCCGGGGCGTTGGACGGCCTCACCGTGGACGAGATTGCCGCCCATCCCCCGCTTGGGGAGGAGAGCACCCTGGTCACCCGCCTTTCCGACGGCCGAGAGGTCACGGTACACCGGGAGTTCGTCCATCACCGCCTGGAGGAAGCGATCCGCGCTGTGGAAAAAGACGTGGTGCTGATCGGGATCCTGTGTTCCGGGACCTTTCCCCCCTTACGGGCCCGGGTTCCCGTGGTCGTGCCCCATGTTCTCGTGAGATCGTACGTGTCAGCCCTTGCCCTCCCTGGGCCGCTTGGGATCCTGGTCCCTTCGCCGCGGCAGGTGGCCCCGACGGTGGAGGAGGTTCGGGGGTGGGGGGTGGAGGCGATCGGAGCGTCGGTCTCCCCGTATACGGGTAGGGCCCGCCTGGGCGCGGTTGCCCGGGGGCTGGCCGAGCGCGGAGCGACGGCGTTCCTCCTCCACTGCTTCGGGTACAGCGAACGGATGAAAGGCGAGGTACGGGCGGCCACCGGAGCCCCCGTGCTCCTCGTTCGCTCCATGCTCGCCCGGGCCCTGGCCGAGCTGGTCTAG
- a CDS encoding DUF1177 domain-containing protein: MLREVMEAMEVLESPHASGDDVAAWLRRWGAEEVQVVRVNGEAGSTDFVKVRIPGHGRGPTLGVIGRLGGVGARPSRLGLVSDADGAIVALACAAKLVRMASSGDVLPGDVLVATHICPNAPIIPHEPTPFMDAPVDMVTMNRYEVDSAMDAILSVDATKGNWVINRRGFAISPTVKEGYILRTSEDLLEIMRYVTGEPPVVFPITTQDITPYGNGIHHLNSILQPATATAAPVVGVATTAAIPVPGCATGANHPLDLELAARFCVEVAKAFTSRECRFYDPEEFSRLLALYGPLSHLQTLGKA, from the coding sequence GTGCTGCGTGAGGTCATGGAAGCGATGGAGGTTTTGGAGAGTCCCCATGCGTCGGGGGACGACGTGGCGGCGTGGCTCCGGCGATGGGGGGCGGAGGAGGTGCAGGTGGTGCGGGTGAACGGCGAGGCTGGGAGCACCGACTTCGTCAAGGTCCGTATCCCTGGGCATGGCCGTGGGCCCACGCTGGGGGTGATCGGGCGGTTGGGCGGGGTCGGGGCCCGTCCGAGTCGGCTGGGGCTTGTGTCCGATGCCGACGGGGCCATCGTCGCCCTAGCCTGCGCGGCCAAGCTGGTACGGATGGCCAGCTCCGGCGACGTTCTGCCCGGGGACGTGCTCGTGGCCACCCACATCTGTCCCAACGCCCCCATCATCCCCCACGAGCCCACCCCGTTCATGGATGCCCCGGTGGACATGGTCACCATGAACCGATACGAGGTCGATTCGGCCATGGACGCCATTCTGTCCGTCGATGCCACCAAGGGCAACTGGGTCATCAACCGCCGCGGGTTCGCGATCAGCCCCACCGTCAAAGAAGGGTACATCCTGCGGACCAGCGAGGACCTTCTGGAGATCATGCGCTATGTCACAGGGGAACCGCCGGTGGTCTTCCCCATCACCACCCAGGACATCACCCCCTACGGGAACGGAATCCATCACCTAAACAGCATTCTCCAGCCCGCCACTGCCACCGCCGCCCCCGTGGTGGGGGTAGCGACCACCGCGGCGATCCCCGTGCCTGGGTGCGCTACCGGGGCCAACCACCCCCTCGACCTGGAGCTGGCCGCTCGGTTCTGCGTGGAAGTGGCCAAGGCGTTCACCTCCCGCGAGTGTCGGTTCTACGACCCGGAGGAGTTCTCGCGGCTGCTCGCGTTGTATGGGCCGCTATCGCACCTTCAAACGTTGGGCAAGGCATGA
- a CDS encoding ArgE/DapE family deacylase: protein MTRREAIKRWDCEREVTTVCSKLIRFPSENPPCDVTEIAAYILERLHRAGIPARQLSAAPGMTSVVGELDFGPGPCLVVNGHMDVVPAGDRERWAFDPFGGEVREGYVLGRGASDMKGGLAALLVALSKAVRWDSLRGKVLFMAVPDEETGGWYGTRWLLEQGFTGDACLIAEPSGINPTIGQKGALWLRAMTRGVPVHGSLSPLVGENAILRMTQVIEAVYSLWGRPWTIPPEPRRLISETQAILREEGLEVQAEVLDHVTVNVGRISGGDKVNIVASRCEAEFDLRVPVGVPVGVVLDLLRQLVEERAGSGVEVTPLRDPIEANYTPPTHPFVQLVLRIIREVAGDTSRPVLQWASSDARFFRRHGIPTLQFGPADLQGIHGYDERVAVAQLVQAARVYALLIHDYLSQGDGGGFRAA from the coding sequence ATGACCAGGCGTGAGGCGATCAAACGCTGGGACTGTGAGCGAGAGGTGACGACGGTCTGCTCCAAGCTCATTCGTTTCCCCAGCGAGAACCCGCCTTGTGACGTGACGGAGATCGCCGCGTACATCCTGGAGCGCCTGCATCGCGCGGGGATCCCCGCCCGCCAGCTTTCCGCCGCGCCGGGGATGACGAGCGTGGTCGGGGAGCTCGACTTCGGCCCCGGCCCGTGCCTCGTCGTGAACGGGCACATGGATGTCGTCCCAGCCGGCGACCGCGAGCGGTGGGCGTTCGACCCGTTTGGCGGGGAGGTGCGCGAGGGGTACGTCCTCGGGCGGGGGGCGAGCGACATGAAGGGGGGCTTGGCCGCCCTCCTCGTGGCCCTCAGCAAGGCCGTGCGGTGGGACAGCCTGCGGGGCAAGGTCCTGTTCATGGCCGTCCCCGACGAGGAAACCGGGGGTTGGTACGGGACACGTTGGCTCCTTGAACAAGGGTTCACGGGGGATGCGTGCCTCATCGCCGAACCCTCGGGGATCAATCCGACCATCGGCCAAAAGGGGGCCCTATGGTTGCGGGCCATGACCCGAGGGGTCCCTGTCCACGGCAGCCTATCGCCCCTTGTTGGTGAAAACGCGATCTTGCGCATGACACAGGTCATCGAAGCAGTCTATTCCCTGTGGGGAAGGCCGTGGACCATTCCCCCAGAACCCCGTCGTTTGATTTCCGAAACTCAGGCCATCCTTCGGGAGGAAGGTCTTGAGGTTCAGGCTGAAGTTTTAGACCATGTCACGGTGAACGTGGGGCGGATTTCCGGTGGGGATAAGGTGAACATCGTTGCCAGCCGATGTGAGGCCGAGTTCGATTTGCGGGTGCCCGTCGGGGTCCCTGTGGGGGTTGTGCTCGACCTCCTCCGGCAATTGGTGGAAGAGCGAGCTGGTTCCGGGGTGGAGGTCACCCCTCTTCGCGACCCGATCGAGGCGAATTACACCCCACCCACGCATCCTTTCGTTCAGCTCGTGCTTAGAATCATCCGTGAGGTCGCTGGGGACACGTCCCGGCCGGTCTTACAGTGGGCATCGAGCGACGCCCGATTCTTCCGGCGCCACGGGATCCCGACACTCCAGTTCGGTCCTGCAGATCTGCAAGGAATCCATGGATACGATGAGCGGGTGGCGGTGGCGCAGCTTGTTCAGGCCGCGAGAGTGTATGCGTTGCTCATCCACGACTATCTTTCGCAGGGCGATGGAGGTGGCTTCCGTGCTGCGTGA
- a CDS encoding ABC transporter permease encodes MKQFFSSRAVRRFTRNHLALVGLFFVAAVGLTALLADVIAPYDPLAMDFDALLSPPSATHPMGTDVLGRDLLSRVLYGSRYALLIGMGVVVLQMVLGGILGLVAGFVGGVVDSLIMRAVDIVWSIPGLVLALALAGALGGGIGVMIIAIAVTGWGQFTRLLRGQVLSLRELDYVTAAYALGASRTRILFRHVLPNALGPVVVYTTLEMPAAILSSAALSFLGVGAQPPIPEWGALIADGRGLIGFAWWVSTFPGLAIMITALGFNFVGDGLRDVLDPRFERRI; translated from the coding sequence ATGAAACAGTTCTTTTCGTCGCGGGCAGTTCGCAGGTTCACGCGTAACCACCTCGCCCTGGTCGGGCTTTTTTTCGTGGCCGCGGTGGGGCTTACGGCACTGCTTGCCGACGTGATCGCCCCGTACGACCCTCTGGCCATGGACTTCGATGCTTTGCTGTCCCCGCCATCGGCGACGCACCCCATGGGCACCGATGTGCTTGGCCGTGACCTTTTAAGTCGGGTGCTGTACGGGAGTCGCTATGCGCTTCTTATCGGGATGGGTGTGGTTGTTCTTCAAATGGTGTTGGGAGGAATCCTTGGGCTGGTGGCCGGGTTCGTGGGGGGGGTTGTTGATAGCCTGATCATGCGGGCGGTGGACATCGTGTGGTCCATCCCGGGGTTGGTGCTTGCCCTTGCCCTGGCTGGAGCGTTGGGCGGTGGGATTGGGGTGATGATCATAGCCATCGCTGTAACTGGGTGGGGACAATTCACCCGGCTCCTTCGGGGACAGGTGCTCTCTTTGCGTGAGTTGGACTACGTGACGGCGGCCTACGCTTTGGGTGCTTCCCGAACACGAATATTGTTTCGTCACGTCTTGCCCAACGCCCTTGGTCCGGTGGTCGTGTACACTACGCTGGAAATGCCGGCGGCCATCCTCTCCTCAGCGGCGCTGAGCTTCCTTGGGGTAGGGGCCCAGCCCCCGATCCCGGAATGGGGGGCGTTGATCGCCGACGGACGTGGGCTCATCGGCTTCGCGTGGTGGGTTTCCACATTCCCCGGGCTTGCGATCATGATCACCGCCTTGGGGTTCAACTTCGTCGGCGACGGGCTGCGGGACGTCCTGGACCCCAGGTTCGAACGGCGCATTTGA
- a CDS encoding ABC transporter permease, which produces MGAYLVRRLLMLVPTLIGVTAIVFSLMHVSGDPIRLLFGPNVSEEKVLEKRAELGLDNPIPVQYWNWLTRVVQGDLGLSIHVQDRVATLILARIGPTLELTILALILTVVIAIPIGIISAMRPYTIVDNVSRFVALFWVSMPYFWLGIMLMMVFGLRLRLLPISGRGGPLWTFAGLRSALLPVLTLGLPPIALFTRLTRSAMLEVVNEEYIRTARSKGVHEIIVVVRHGLRNALIPVVTLLGLRLPWLFGGAVITETVFAWPGMGRLLVNAVMERDYPVVQGIVLVIALLTVLANLVVDFAYTLIDPRIRYG; this is translated from the coding sequence ATGGGAGCCTACCTTGTTCGCCGTCTGTTGATGCTGGTCCCCACTCTCATCGGGGTCACGGCCATTGTCTTCTCCCTGATGCATGTAAGTGGGGATCCGATCCGCCTGCTCTTCGGTCCCAACGTGTCCGAGGAGAAGGTCTTGGAGAAGAGGGCCGAACTTGGCTTGGACAACCCCATCCCCGTCCAATACTGGAACTGGTTGACCCGGGTCGTTCAGGGCGATCTTGGGCTGTCCATCCACGTCCAAGATCGCGTAGCAACCTTGATCCTGGCCCGTATTGGCCCGACGTTGGAGCTGACCATCCTCGCCCTGATCCTCACCGTAGTGATCGCGATCCCCATCGGGATCATCTCCGCCATGCGCCCCTATACCATCGTTGACAATGTCAGCCGGTTCGTCGCTCTGTTTTGGGTTTCCATGCCTTACTTTTGGCTGGGGATCATGTTGATGATGGTATTTGGCTTGAGGTTGCGGCTTCTCCCCATTTCCGGGAGGGGGGGACCACTGTGGACCTTTGCCGGACTGAGATCCGCACTTCTCCCTGTCTTGACCCTGGGGCTCCCCCCTATTGCCCTGTTCACCCGGTTGACCCGATCGGCGATGCTCGAGGTTGTCAATGAAGAATACATCCGGACGGCACGGAGCAAGGGGGTGCACGAAATCATCGTTGTGGTTCGCCACGGCCTTCGCAACGCGCTGATACCCGTGGTCACATTGCTTGGGCTGCGCTTGCCTTGGCTATTCGGAGGAGCGGTGATTACAGAAACGGTTTTTGCCTGGCCGGGCATGGGGAGGCTCCTTGTCAACGCGGTGATGGAACGAGACTACCCAGTGGTCCAGGGCATTGTCCTCGTGATCGCCCTGTTGACGGTCCTGGCCAACCTCGTTGTGGACTTCGCGTACACGCTCATTGACCCACGGATCCGCTACGGTTAG
- a CDS encoding ABC transporter substrate-binding protein: MQKGIVLLVLMGILGVALGVTAQTQKAMVTAFQEEPDFLDPHRTTRFHSLVVLSYVVEPLLDMDPNFQPVPLLVRSFEWSEDKLTLVFHLKQGILFHTGQEMTSRDVKASYERYFRLSPLENYLGPKYSGVTEIQTPDPYTVIFKFATPKPLALYHIADAHASIMPADWLATMSDEEVGVKGLVGTGPYRFDRWIRGDRIVMKRFDAYNHAPDYISNRGPAHAEELVMRIIPEAATRLAEILAGNIDYTFDVPLMGYQQLVANPNLQVYMAPTYSVQYLVCNMKRELFNDRRIRLAVAHAINKEEIVKGAWFGIAFPLYGLVGPGTTGYWKGVEEIAYAYDPEKSVAYLEQAGWTAVDRDGVRMKDGKRLELTLISFSNVDQWRRAAEVVQAQLAKVGIKVNLALAEVGATYDRARAADYDLGIFRNTWWMGEPYLTFLTHSVNIGSSNFGQWKNDAIDALLDLSSNALDDALRRDAFIQAQAIVVESAVWVPLAVNVNVVAARRDVGGLDELFSHPWQPPLMRALVLYKR, from the coding sequence ATGCAAAAGGGTATAGTGCTGTTAGTACTGATGGGCATCCTCGGGGTCGCACTGGGTGTCACCGCGCAGACCCAGAAGGCGATGGTCACTGCGTTTCAGGAAGAGCCTGATTTTCTAGATCCACACCGGACCACCCGGTTCCACTCCCTGGTGGTCCTCAGCTACGTGGTGGAACCATTGTTGGATATGGATCCGAACTTCCAGCCCGTGCCTCTATTGGTTCGCTCGTTCGAGTGGTCCGAGGACAAGCTGACCTTGGTATTCCACCTGAAGCAGGGTATCCTGTTCCACACCGGACAAGAGATGACCTCCCGGGACGTCAAGGCGTCTTATGAGCGGTACTTCCGGTTGTCCCCGCTGGAGAACTACCTCGGCCCCAAGTACAGTGGGGTCACGGAGATCCAGACCCCAGATCCTTACACGGTGATCTTTAAATTCGCTACCCCTAAACCGCTGGCCCTGTACCACATCGCTGATGCTCATGCGAGCATCATGCCTGCGGATTGGTTGGCCACGATGTCCGATGAGGAGGTAGGGGTGAAGGGCCTGGTAGGCACTGGCCCCTACCGGTTTGACCGCTGGATCCGCGGGGATCGGATCGTCATGAAGCGGTTCGACGCGTACAACCACGCCCCCGACTACATCTCCAACCGTGGCCCAGCACACGCTGAAGAGCTCGTCATGCGCATCATCCCTGAGGCTGCGACACGGCTTGCGGAGATCTTGGCCGGGAACATCGATTACACGTTCGACGTCCCCCTCATGGGCTATCAACAGCTGGTTGCGAACCCCAATCTTCAGGTTTACATGGCTCCCACGTACAGCGTGCAATACCTTGTTTGCAATATGAAGCGCGAGCTGTTTAACGATCGCCGTATTCGCCTCGCCGTTGCTCATGCGATAAACAAAGAGGAGATCGTCAAGGGGGCCTGGTTTGGCATCGCGTTCCCGCTCTACGGCCTTGTCGGGCCAGGGACCACCGGCTATTGGAAGGGGGTCGAGGAGATCGCCTACGCGTATGATCCCGAGAAGTCCGTGGCCTACCTCGAACAGGCCGGGTGGACAGCGGTCGACCGCGACGGCGTGCGGATGAAGGATGGAAAACGCCTTGAGCTCACGCTGATCTCCTTCTCCAACGTCGACCAATGGCGGCGGGCGGCGGAGGTCGTGCAGGCTCAGTTGGCCAAGGTGGGGATCAAGGTCAACCTTGCCCTGGCTGAGGTCGGGGCCACTTATGACCGTGCGCGGGCTGCCGACTACGACCTCGGCATCTTCCGCAACACGTGGTGGATGGGGGAGCCGTACCTCACGTTCCTCACCCACTCGGTGAACATCGGCTCCAGCAACTTCGGGCAGTGGAAGAACGACGCCATCGATGCCCTCCTCGATCTATCCTCCAACGCCCTCGATGATGCGCTCCGCCGGGACGCGTTCATCCAGGCTCAAGCCATTGTGGTGGAGTCGGCGGTGTGGGTCCCGCTGGCGGTCAACGTGAACGTGGTTGCTGCCCGCCGCGACGTGGGCGGGCTCGATGAGCTGTTCTCCCACCCGTGGCAACCACCGCTGATGCGGGCCTTGGTGTTGTACAAGCGCTAG
- a CDS encoding aspartate/glutamate racemase family protein, giving the protein MAKTRVGLIRVVSNLDHEQAQIHGRILEQAFPTLAVLTQTIDGFPGGLYNRTLEQQAVPEILRVGRALAARVDVVAVSCAADPGVDELREALSIPVVGAGSCLGLVGRALGTKVGILTITPYVPQAIVRAFHGCEVPWRQVEGVYRTTDLPGAMDAMVQAAAGLVDQGCRAIGLACTGFSTVGAAAALRQALPVVVLDPVVAMGAAITCVLSGRG; this is encoded by the coding sequence ATGGCCAAGACCAGAGTGGGGCTGATCCGCGTCGTTAGCAACTTGGATCATGAACAGGCGCAGATCCATGGCCGCATCCTGGAGCAGGCGTTCCCAACGCTTGCCGTGCTCACCCAGACGATCGACGGCTTCCCGGGCGGCCTCTACAACAGGACGTTGGAGCAGCAGGCAGTCCCCGAGATCCTTCGGGTGGGCCGAGCGTTGGCTGCGCGCGTGGACGTGGTGGCCGTGAGTTGTGCCGCCGACCCCGGCGTGGACGAGCTGCGGGAGGCATTGTCCATCCCCGTGGTTGGGGCCGGTTCCTGCCTCGGGCTCGTCGGCCGGGCGTTGGGGACGAAGGTGGGCATCCTCACCATCACCCCGTACGTGCCTCAGGCCATCGTGCGGGCCTTCCATGGGTGCGAGGTGCCATGGAGGCAGGTGGAGGGGGTCTACCGGACCACTGATCTGCCGGGGGCCATGGACGCCATGGTCCAGGCGGCCGCCGGGCTCGTCGACCAGGGCTGCCGCGCGATCGGCCTCGCCTGCACCGGGTTCAGCACGGTGGGGGCGGCGGCGGCCCTGCGGCAGGCCCTTCCAGTGGTGGTGTTGGACCCTGTAGTGGCCATGGGGGCAGCGATCACGTGCGTCCTAAGCGGGAGGGGGTGA
- a CDS encoding helix-turn-helix domain-containing protein — protein MPGDLGQRLRELRLQKGLTLQELAAKIGKSESYLSKLEHGKINPSLTSLKKIADALGRPVVHLFEDDLAAVQTVLADGQRRRIIVSPHLEYEILSAPNAQVALFKVRLKKGGSSGAQAYIHEGIECGLILSGKVRIVVGDKAYVLTAGQSITFRSEQPHRFENAGDEEAVGIWAVSPPTF, from the coding sequence ATGCCGGGTGACCTTGGTCAGCGGTTGCGGGAGTTGCGGTTGCAGAAGGGGTTGACCTTGCAGGAGCTCGCGGCGAAGATTGGGAAGTCCGAGAGCTACCTGAGCAAGCTCGAGCACGGGAAGATCAATCCCTCCCTGACTTCCCTAAAGAAGATCGCCGACGCTTTGGGACGGCCCGTTGTCCACCTGTTCGAGGACGACCTGGCCGCGGTTCAAACCGTCCTCGCCGATGGACAGCGGCGCCGCATCATCGTGTCGCCTCACCTTGAATACGAGATCCTTTCGGCGCCCAACGCCCAGGTGGCCCTGTTCAAGGTTCGCCTCAAGAAGGGGGGAAGCAGCGGGGCCCAGGCCTACATCCATGAGGGCATTGAATGTGGGTTGATCCTGTCTGGAAAGGTCCGCATCGTGGTTGGGGACAAGGCCTACGTGCTCACGGCCGGCCAGAGCATCACGTTCCGCAGCGAGCAGCCCCACCGGTTCGAAAACGCCGGCGATGAGGAAGCAGTGGGGATCTGGGCGGTCAGCCCGCCCACGTTCTGA
- the tyrS gene encoding tyrosine--tRNA ligase: MGVRPEVERQLALIEHNVETLLLREELAAKLERSLRQGQPLRIKLGIDPSAPHLTLGHAVVLRKLRVFQDLGHTAVLVVGDFTRRIGDPSGKSKTREPMAPEEIERNMHTYREQAFRILDPKRAEVRYNSEWLEKLTLAQVLGLTARYTVARMLEREDFQRRFHEGSAITIMEFLYPLAQAYDSVAVRADVELGGSDQRFNLLIGRDIQEAYGQEPQVILTMPLLLGTDGVFAMSQSRGNYIGIAEPPEEQFGKVMSLPDELMPQYYRLLTDTPWEEVQTLHPKEAKKRLAFTLVAQFHDEEAARQAQAHFERVFEEEKPPEEMPEVRVGKLLDADGAVGIVELLVASGLASSRSEARRLVEQGGVQLDGVKVGSPQDRVEVRTGMVLRVGRRRFARLLV, from the coding sequence ATGGGCGTTCGCCCGGAAGTAGAACGACAACTGGCTCTGATCGAGCACAACGTGGAGACCCTCCTCCTGCGGGAGGAGTTGGCGGCCAAGCTCGAGCGGTCGCTGCGCCAGGGCCAGCCCCTGCGGATCAAGCTCGGCATCGATCCGTCGGCCCCACATCTTACCCTCGGCCATGCGGTGGTGCTCCGCAAGCTCCGCGTGTTCCAGGACCTCGGTCACACCGCGGTGCTGGTGGTGGGGGACTTCACCCGCCGGATCGGCGATCCGTCCGGCAAGTCCAAGACGCGCGAGCCGATGGCGCCTGAGGAGATCGAACGCAACATGCACACGTACCGGGAGCAGGCGTTCCGCATCCTGGACCCGAAGCGGGCTGAGGTGCGGTACAACTCAGAATGGCTGGAGAAACTCACCCTGGCCCAGGTGCTCGGCCTCACCGCGCGGTACACCGTGGCCCGGATGCTGGAGCGGGAGGACTTCCAGCGCCGGTTCCACGAAGGGTCGGCGATCACGATCATGGAGTTCCTGTATCCCCTGGCCCAGGCCTACGATTCGGTGGCGGTGCGGGCGGACGTGGAGCTCGGGGGCTCGGACCAGCGGTTCAACCTCCTCATCGGCCGCGACATCCAGGAAGCGTATGGTCAAGAGCCCCAGGTGATCCTGACCATGCCCCTCCTCCTCGGCACGGACGGGGTGTTTGCGATGTCCCAGTCCCGGGGGAACTACATCGGGATCGCCGAGCCGCCCGAGGAGCAGTTCGGGAAGGTGATGTCGCTTCCGGATGAGCTCATGCCCCAGTACTACCGGCTCCTCACTGACACCCCGTGGGAAGAGGTCCAAACTCTTCACCCGAAAGAGGCGAAGAAACGCCTGGCGTTCACGTTGGTCGCCCAATTCCACGACGAGGAAGCGGCCCGCCAGGCTCAGGCCCACTTCGAGCGGGTGTTCGAGGAGGAGAAGCCTCCCGAGGAGATGCCGGAGGTGCGGGTGGGGAAGCTCTTGGACGCGGACGGGGCGGTGGGGATCGTGGAGCTGCTCGTGGCGTCGGGGCTAGCTTCATCGCGGTCGGAGGCGCGCCGACTGGTGGAGCAGGGGGGCGTGCAGCTGGATGGGGTCAAGGTGGGGTCCCCGCAAGATCGGGTGGAGGTGCGGACGGGGATGGTGCTACGGGTAGGCCGCCGCCGCTTCGCCCGCTTGCTTGTCTGA